ATTCTCTCGCCTTCCATTGAGTCTGTGACATACAGTCACCGGCAAGTTGTCTCATCATCAGCATCCTTACAAGCAAAAGGACTCAATGCATCAAATGCAGTGTGAATGAGCAAGACATCATGTAGATGAGTTATTAACTCTACTGGctcaaatgataatttaaatatatgtgtaagcacatgttttctGTTTTACTTCAGAAGAAGAAACTACATATTTTTCATGTAGAAGTGCTGGCATTTACAGCAACTGTCTATGACAACCTCTGTTAATTTATAGTTCTGAAATGCCAATCTAGTATGGGACAAACTTGCACTGAGCCTACCCTGCTATTTGTAGTCATACACTAAATAGAGATGGCATTGGCATACAATTCCCTCTTGAGTAgacatgaataaaaacaaactgcCCTTTATTACCAGTACTTCACCTACCATGGCATTTGTAGGAAGTGTAAATAGCTTGTTTggcagatatataataacacaaGGGCGCACTTCTTCGAAAGACAACACATTACCGGATGTAAACGAACAAAAGGAGTTTCTGCAGAATTCCTCCTGCTTTGTTTTATAAGATATATTAATATTCATACTCTTATATAGATTAAAGTTTTGACAATATTAGACAAGGGTATACCGGGCTGTAGTGTTCTGCTCGACACGAAACAAGGTGGGAGGGGCGAGGGGGTTGGGGTGTGTCATTTATGAATAGATGATGCGCATGGTATTGGTAAACCCTGGTCCTGATCGCCAGCCCGTGACAACGATAAGCGGTGTGTTGTCCTCGAAGAAGCCCCTCTTCTTGCCGGTCTCCACAGCGTACTTGACGCGCTTGTCGATGTCCTCTGCCCAGACGCGGTCCTTCTCCTCCGGGTGAGGGTAGAGGATTGGAAAGCAGCCGCGATGAAGATGAATCTGGCGGGCAATGCAGTTGTTTCGCGTTACGGCTAAGATTGGTGCCAGTGGACGGAATCGAGAGATCATGTGGGCTGAtctgtgaaaacaaaacaaaagtgccAGATAGAGGTAATATGGTAAGTGGATTATTTTTGGATGCATTTATGCTCAATTCGCGAAGGCAGAATCATTGTTCATGAGGGCACTGTTTACGCTAGAGACAGTTTTGCAATCATACACTGCGCATTGTTGAAAAAGTATAAACCCCTAAATGTAGCAAAGTGTTGAGcatacatgattttcatttatgcTTCCCCAATAAATGTGATAAGAGAGAATCACTGATTGTAAATGCAATTTGCATTTATGCTTCCCCAGTAAACATGATTAAAGAGCAACCATCAATCCTAAAGGCACCTTTTTGTGAATCTTAAATCTGTGTTTTGGAATAGCGTTTACATCAAAGCAGGGCGGGATGCAACCATGCTTTACACTAGTCACATTCCAAAATGCTGATTATGGCCAAAAAGTGAAGTGTAAATGCATCCTTATGCAGACAAACCATCCACTGGCTTTCTTTATACTCTGCTGATATCAAATTCCATTAAAGCCAATTAAAGATCCCTCAACATTGCTTTGTCAGTGAAAAGGTCATACACTCAGTTTACCCTTTGCCCACCACAGATGGAAGAAAAACTGGAAGTTGTTTGCTTTAAAGTCAGTGaacttgttgccatggcaatgcttcATCACGCATAGAAAGTAGGTCATGTTTaccaaatttatgcaaattactCAGTAACTACAGAAGAACAGtggatgaagaaataaaaaccaATTTCCTCCTTTTCTGTGCTATATCTGTATAGAAAAAGCGTTGATGAAATAATTAATCCTTTAGCAACTAAAGATTCTGTACATAATGGCCTGTGGTTCCCTGTAAGGTACAGCAATATTGCTGTCCTTTTGACAACTTTCTAAATGATGTAAAATAGCTCACTGCAAGTTTATTTTTATCTAttataagttatgtttatttgaaagcctattaagaCTTTACCGAGAGAATGGTGTGTCACGAAAATAATTCTGACATGCTTTtatttacctttgacctctttcaaattatataatcatatattctatatgaaaacaaataaaaatggtACAGCATTAAACCGTAAGAAAAAAAGGACGGGCGGTTTCAGGCATTTTAGGCGGTGTTGGGCATTTCATTGACTAATGGAAGCAAGACTCCGAGTCTCCTTTCTCATGAGGGCTGTAAACACACCAGTCAATAACTTTGAATAACCACAAAATGTGACTTTTCCTCCAGTTTAAGGCCAAGTTTGTAAACATACCTGCCAGTCTTTGTAAGCACAATGATGGCTCCAGCCAGACATTTGTACGATGCCTCCACGGCTGCTATGGCAACCGTCAGTCCAGCGCTGGTTGGCATGTCCACCTCTCTGGTCAGCTCCTCAAACTGTTGCCTGTGGAAGACAGCTGCCTCTGCCTCACGAGAGATctggagatgggggggggggggggggggtaaggggtACAGAAATAAAATTGGTCTTCCTAGCATGACTGTATGTAACATATCCCACCATCCCACTGTGCTCTGAATCAACCAATCAAGAGCTAGCTACTGTTAaggtggatatttttgtgcgagAAATTTTTTGTGATCTGTCAAGTAAGGAGAATTCAATTAACACATTTAATTCCGCAAAATCAAGACATTATAAAGTGATTCATATAACACGAaagaatatttgtgtgcttttattttcacactagtttctggttgtgcaaaaatttcaacactgcaaaaactTCCACTTTtgcaatataatatatattgcACAATATATCAAGCTTTGAACCAAACCACTTTTTACTTCGTTTTAATTGTATAATAATTCAACAGGGGatgcagaacatttttttttttttttttttagtgtgtgtgtgtgtgtggggggggggggaggggtaactGCTCGTGGTTGGTTTGGGTCAATGGGGTAATTGTAGAAGCATCGCAATTTCTCTCCCTGTTataaggggatggctagtaactgatcagtgtgaagcagtgggaatgctgggggatgatttttccaatccttgtgggattcatttaagagtacattatacaatgtatatttattgttgtgtgaaaattatttgcttcagaacggtctcacattcaagtaatgtgcagtttaatcgccccgtcactgtacagacaTGCTAActtggaaacattaaactgcacattacttgaatatgtgaccattctgaagcaaataattttctcacaacaatagatacataaagtactcttaaatgaatcccacaaggattggaacaatcatcccccagcattcccactgattctcactgatcagttactagccaccccctttaaCTTTAAAGATGACATTTAGTGTTAAAACAGAAAGGGTCTTTTTTCCATtgcaaaccaacaacaaatatCCActaatgaatttaaaaaaaaaaaatgttcccttgattttttaattcttatcttTAGTACTACTGCAAGCAGTGAGTACTCACATTGTGCATCATCCGCACAGCTTCCACAGGGTACTTTCCTTTGGCCGTCTCCCCAGACAGCATGACACAATCAGCTCCGTCCAGGACAGCGTTGGCCACGTCGCTGGTTTCAGCCCTCGTGGGGCGTGGATTGTTGACCATACTCTCCAACATCTGGAGGGGAGAAGGACGTGGTCATCATCGGAGGTCGAGGGAGAGGGAAGAGAGTGGTTGGTATGGCATGCATATTCTGCTCTTTTTGGAATAGCTCTGGAAGCTAGCTTTGAATTCAGGGATAAACATGAATTTTGAAGGCTCAGTACCAATACTGTTTCTTCGTTTGCACACTGGCATAAAATTAAGTTTTCTCTGCTCACCAGAAATGCAGAGATGGTTGAAATTCTGATATTTCAAGACAATAATATCGCTAAGAAACTCAATACATTTATAAGAGTACACTTTTCTTGCAGGGATTTCTTAGCCTTTTTAATTTCAACACGTCATGTAATAGAGGATGTAGAATACGATGTAACATGCTACTCATAGCATGCAACATATATAGTGAGATGTTGTCCAGctgaataaaacaaagcaaaaccaaaTAATTCCGACAAAAACACCTGAAACAATTTCTCTCTTGTAGGATTACATTGTGTAGTACAATCTGTAAAATCTTATCCCATCATACCAAATAGCCAAACTGATGCTTTCTAACCATTTTAATGTAGAACATTGGCATgaggcatcaaacaataacatttcATTAGAATGATACCAAGCTGCTCCTTACTTGGGTGGCACAGATAACTGGCTTTCCAATCTTGTTGCACCTGCTGATCATCATCTTTTGGGCAAGGAAGACCTTCTCTGGAGGAATCTCGATACCCAAGTCGCCACGGGCAACCATGATGCCATCACTGGCCTCCAAGATCTCATCAAATCTGAGAGAACACAGGACAGACAAAGATGGGAATATTACACAAGTTTGATATTTATTAGTAGAAAAATGAGCAATGAAAATGGGATTAAAGCTCAacataaaaataaacaacagtAACACAAGAAAAGGATACAAACACTTTTCTAGGGGCAAAGGCTCAAGTTCAGTcaattaaaggtactgtttaccattgggagcagtgatttaaaaaatgtttgagttatcacatttgatgcatatgtgtaggtcagttgtatcacaaaacactgtaccatgcaaagattttgcagcaacgcctgaaatataaggagatatcactattttttccattaacccgttgaggacggtttgattttgttacaacacgcatttcccatagacacctgcccgagtatactcgggactcgtcctcaacgggttaaaccataactatagacggtttagtctagaaacattttttattataactattgttcacattttgtacaaaatactAATCATCGATTATACCAATTCAAATCTTTACatcggttgtttctatccctaagttacattttagaattattctgaagcactaaagctggattcttgtttcatttgcaaatgataatcttGACAGCAAGAGAACTGAAGACACATATATTGGCTTTGGTAGTAGGAGAAAGTGTCTTGAGGGCTTTCAGAATGTGTAATGTTTTCAGAATTCCTTTCTCTTGTGTCTGTCACACTGTGAAACCATGACATGTGATCTACATAAAACAAGAGATGCTTCAGTTTAGTGCTCATCTGAGTAATGTAAGTTttccttccatgcattcttatagactaattattaagaaaaaacATAGCATACTTAGGGGCGGGGGGCTCTAGGAAGCATGGTGTCCATTATAGCCTCGTCACACTGGCAACAATGCCTTCAAAGTTTGTAGAAAATTTACCATGTCTTTTCAAAGATAAGATCAAAATGTGGTAAGAGGCCCCGATTTGGTCCTGGCCCCAAGGAGGCCACCTCTGGATTTGccataaacaaacttgaattaCCAATACCAGTATTTACTCAAAGCATTTCTGGTTTCATAGAAGAAGAGTTTTAAAAGAATCTCAAATTTGGTGGTTCTTggacccgggggggggggggggggggggcatttgaacaaattgagattctatAAGACAAGGGATGTTACCTCCTAAGTTTGGTGTTAATctgtcatggggttttcaagaagaagctatGTAAAAATTCAGTCATGCAAAATGCGCAATGCATGTCGGACGCTGAATTATAGGAATAGCTCCCTCTAGcttttggctcaggtgagctaaaaatgaatgaatctgGATCTGGGAGGACTTACTTGGCCAGCCCCTCCTGGTTCTCAATCTTACTGATGATCTTGATGTGTTTTCCCTTCTCCCCTAGAGCCTCTCTCACTTGGAAGACATCCGAAGCTTTACGAATGAAGGAAGCAAACACCATCTCAACCTTTGTGGAGAGGGGGGCAGACCACATGAAAAGGTTAATGTCATCAGTCCAGAGCCAGACAGGCTGTCATGGCCTACAAAGTCTTGTTAAAGGTGCAGACATTCATTACATCCATTTCACACTGTAAAATTACCACCCACTTACAGCCTACCAAACATTGCACAGCAGTTTGGCTGCAACTAACCAGTTGTAAAAATTGcggttgttaccatggcaactgcaaACAAAAATTGCATTGCAGAGGGGTAAAATTTGATCAGCTGTGAGCATTGGAGTTTTTACTGTGAAAACtgcaatcagtgtagattaCAACAATTACATACTTTTTTTGGGGGACGGGCCCAAAAGGGGATTAACTAAATGCAAAGGTTCAGGAGTTTACTCCCTTAACTCTAATTTTCAATGCAAAGTAACAGAAATTGCAGAAAGAGAAGAACTGCTTTTCCAATACGCATAAGCAGAAAGTCAAGAACAAGTACAGTGTTTTACTCATATCATGGCGACTGCTATTCTTGTAGCTAGCATTCACTGAAAACCTCTCTATGAAATGGACCTCTGACTATTATCAGACAATTTGAGAAGACAGGTCACGTAGAGGACAAGAAA
The DNA window shown above is from Diadema setosum chromosome 14, eeDiaSeto1, whole genome shotgun sequence and carries:
- the LOC140237991 gene encoding pyruvate kinase PKM-like, producing the protein MAAKRPHQEVDSHDSEHYFQLAQYKVVTANTFLDHCSKLHIESRPGNVRNSGIICTIGPASRSVETLGEMIKNGMNVARMNFSHGTHDYHRETIQNVREAEKNFNMSRCIGVALDTKGPEIRTGLLAGGGSAEIKLEAGKTIRLSLDKADSESGSVEKIYVDYANMGKVLDKGSTVFIDDGLIALEVQEIGASYLDCKIINGGLLGSRKGVNLPNAEVDLPALSEKDKADLQFGLENEVEMVFASFIRKASDVFQVREALGEKGKHIKIISKIENQEGLAKFDEILEASDGIMVARGDLGIEIPPEKVFLAQKMMISRCNKIGKPVICATQMLESMVNNPRPTRAETSDVANAVLDGADCVMLSGETAKGKYPVEAVRMMHNISREAEAAVFHRQQFEELTREVDMPTSAGLTVAIAAVEASYKCLAGAIIVLTKTGRSAHMISRFRPLAPILAVTRNNCIARQIHLHRGCFPILYPHPEEKDRVWAEDIDKRVKYAVETGKKRGFFEDNTPLIVVTGWRSGPGFTNTMRIIYS